From the genome of Bradyrhizobium sp. ORS 278:
CGTGGTCGGCGGCGGCTTTCGTGATTCCCGCCTCGGCGAGCTCGCCATCGCCCGCACCGAGATCATCCTAAAGGACGAAGGCTTCGGCGTCGAACTGGAGCCGATCCGCTACCATCCCGACGACGCCGGCCTGATCGGCGCGCTGCATCTGGCCCCGTCCTGGATCTTCGAGGCGCATGACAGCATCCTCGCGGTCGATATCGGCGGCACCAATATCCGCTGCGGGGTGGTGGAGACCGCATGGAAGAAGACGCCGGACCTCTCGAAGGCCTCGGTCTGGAAGTCCGATCTGTGGCGCCACGCCGACGACGAGCCGACGCGCGAAGGCGCCGTGAAGCGGCTCGCCAAGATGCTGAAAGGACTGATCGAGGAGGCAGACGCCGAGGGTCTGCGGCTCGCGCCCTTCATCGGCATCGCCTGTCCCGGCGTGATCAACGAGGACGGCTCGATCGAGAAAGGCGCGCAGAATCTGCCGGGCAATTGGGAGAGCAGCAAGTTCAACCTGCCGGCCAGCCTGGTCGAGGCGATCCCGATGATTGGCGACCATGACACCGCGGTGCTGATGCACAATGACGGCGTCGTGCAGGGTCTCTCCGAGGTGCCGTTCATGCAGGAGTTCGAGCGCTGGGGCGTGCTCACGATCGGCACCGGTCTCGGCAATGCCCGCTTCACCAACCGCCGCAAGGACAACGGCCGCAAGGACAAGGACGAGAAGTCCAAGGACGAGAAGTCCAAGGACGAGAAGTCCAAGGACGAGAAAGCCAAGGACGACAAGGCCGACGACAAGAAGGCGGCGAAGAAGAAAAAGGACTGAGCGGCGTCGCTGGCATCGGCAATACTGCAATGCAACATCCAGTAAAATTGCGACCAGGTGTTCGCAACGTGCGAAAAATTGTCGTGCAACCAAGCGGATGGGCGGGACCCGGTAACCTTGATCGGTTAGGTTAAAAATCGGTTGGCGTTGCGGTGCACGCCGAGATGGCCCAGGGTCATCCGCGTCGCTCAGGCCGGCCGGATTGACCCCCGTCTCTTCCGTCGGTTTCCCCAAGATGTAGCGACACGGGACCGCCGGCATGTGTCAGCGTACGGCGGTCCCACCTCGCTTGGCCCCGCGCGATCCCCGGGGGGACCATTCCGCGCAGGCGTGAGCCGCCCCACCGCTTTTCGGTTGGAAATATCCTCTTCCCCGCCTTGTCACCCCCGCCGCCGTGCCCTAGAACGGCGCCCGACCCGGGGGCCACGCCCCTGATTTGCGCCTGGAGAGGTGGCAGAGTGGTTGAATGCACCGCACTCGAAATGCGGCATAGGTGCAAGCCTATCGGGGGTTCGAATCCCTCCCTCTCCGCCAGCTGCTTAAGCCATAACACTGATTACAAACGAAAATTTTCTGGACCGAGCTTGGGGTCTCATACTCGTTCCCAGAATCCGCATTGATGAGGTTTTTACGGTTTGAATGCTCCCTTGAACGTAGGTGATTTCACCCTATATTTCACACTTGCCCGCCCCCGAATCAGTGACGAAATCTATGGCGCCTCCACTTCCCCATCCGCTCGGGGGGCCGCCGCCCGCCGAGGTTAATCTCCCGCGAGCACCGTTGGTCCGGGTCATTGCTCAGGTTATTTTTCCTGGCCTGCTCAAGATAGAAAACAAGGACGTGGTTGCCGGCTTCCAGGAAGCTATCCGGAAAGACTTTCCGCTGTTCGAACAGCAGTCAGTCCAGCAATTGCAGATCCATGTTGGGGCGGGGCAGCCTGTTCTCCATCAGGCTCCCGGAAACGTGTGGTGCTTCTTTAGTGCAGACAGGACTCTGCGTTTAATACTTAACAATAATTCCCTCTCTCTGGACACTGTTAGTTACCAGAGCCGGCAAAAATTCTTAGGCCAAATACGCAGTGTAGTCGCATCAGTGCAGACGGTGTTCAATCCTCAAATCGCGCTGCGCATCGGACTTCGGTACATTGACAGGGTCGTAGGAGACGATTTCGACAAGATTGACGGCTTGGTTCGCCCTGAAATGATGGGGATAGCAAATACCTCGTTCCGCCCGCACGTTAGGCACTCGATGACTGAAGCGCTGGTTGCAATAGAGGAAGGAGAATTGCTTCTTCGCTGGGGAGTATTGTCGCCCAACTCCACAATTCAGCCTGGAGTCCTCGATGCGGTTCCGGAGCCCAGCTGGATTCTCGATATCGACGTGTATTCTGGATCCCAGAGAGCTTTTGATGCGGATGAACTAGTGATGTCTTTTTCAGCTCTCGCGGAGAGAGCGTACTCCATTTTCCGTCATATGACTCTTCCAGAATTTTTGGCGACATATGGAGCTAAAAAATGATTTCTTCAACTAGTGTAGTCGATCTAATTCGGCCGAGCCCAATGTATGGATCTGAAGTCCATTGGGCGCAGCCAACATCTCCTGAGCTTTCGGCAGTAGCCATCAGCAATCTAAGTGTTCATCAGACTACCTTGTGTCTGAACTATGTGCCGGTGGACGCTTCCTTTAAGCTGTTGGTCAGCGATAAAGGTAAAATTTCTTGCCCTTATAACTCGCTATCGGTTTTTTGGTCGAACTATTTCGGTGGTTACGAGAGAGGAACGATCTTTCCGTTTTCGATTATCATCAACTCAGTCAATTGGAATCCAGGCGCGCCCTGGTCCGAGCAGAGCGTTTCAGGTGCTTCGCAGATCGAGCGGAGCTCGAACGCATTGCAGTCCGGTGCCTCGGACCTAGTCGATCAAGTCCAAGTCAAGTCGGGGATGACTCTGGAGGAGGTCGCGCCTCTTCTTGGCGTGACGCGTAGAAGCTTGCAGCATTGGCGAAAAGGAAAGGCGATTAGCACGCGCAAGGAGCGACGACTCCGCGCGCTGGTAGATGCCTTGAGCTTGCTTCCGGCGGAAAGCCCTGCTCTTCGCCGCCGCCGCCTGCTTGAGAGGCGTCCTGACGGTGTTCGTCCGTATGATTTACTGGCTGAAGGTCAGTTTGGTGCGGCACATGCTCTCATGACCGGTGACGAAGTCCGTCTCCCTAACTCGATCAAGAGCGTGAGTCCGTCACTCACGGCCGTTACGCGTCTATCTACGCTTTCTGACGGTCCTTCTAGTGTTCTTGGTAAGCTAGATGTGCGACGCTCTGCTAGATTGAAGCGGTAGGTATGAGCCTTGCCGGATGCTGCTGCGCAACTAGAGGTCGATAAGGCGCTCCTCGATTGGCAGCAGGGTGATGTGATTCTCGGCGCGGATTTGCCCTTTTCCTATTTGGCCGATGTAAGTCGACCAATAACCCCCGAAGCGGAAGAATTTGCAGCCGTTTCACCCGAGGGCGATTCGCTAGCTCAAATAGTCGTTGCTGCAGCAGGTCTGGTTGTCACGACGCAAACTTGCGATGTAGTTCGATCATGCGCTGAACGTGCGCTAGTGCAGGTCGCTGCGCTGGTGCAGGTTGATCGGGCCACTCTCGATGAGACGAAACGAGGATTTCGACCTCGCTTTGGGTACATCCCAGGCGTCGAAGCTCAAGGGCTTCTAGCCGATTTCAACGCGATTATGACAATTGATAAAGCCGTTTTGACCCAGACGTTGGCGGCAAATCGCGTTCGAGGCTGCATTACTGATAAGGATCAGCGTCAATTCGCTGAAGCTCTGTCTCGAAGCCTGAGCCGATTTGCTTTTCCCGATGATTTCGTAGCTGCCGTGAAGCCAATTCAAAAGCGAATTGTAGAAAAGCACGGCAAGGCGACGAAGGATAAGAAGGGTAATCCGACTGGCGAGGGCGAGTTACTGCGAAAATTGTGCGAGATTAGGGTGGCGTGCTTTCCGTCGTGGGACGCCGCCGAAAACGAGCTGACCTTCTACTTCGTTTTTGAAAGTCGGCGAGATATTCCTGCCGATGCGGACACGATTGTTGAAGCGCTGCTTCAAAGATTTAAGCCGGTTGGCCTATATAGCGATCCGACTTTTCGTATTGTCACCCTAAATGAAATATCAGCCGCCGCATATAAAAACAGTGACCCTCTCGACCTGGACAATCTTTCGGCAGGATCTGTACTAACGAGGTGATGGGGATGTTCTTAGTCAAGAACCGTTACACTGTTTCTCAGTGCGCCGCGCGATGCGTATGAGCATCGATATTGTTTGAGTCGCAACATGTCGCGTTTGCGCGTTAAATGGGAGCCTTGAAGCTCGCTTTGCTGCAGATACTTCGCGTAACTAAATTGCGAAAAAATGCTATTGCTATTTTTCAGAATTCGTGTTTCTATCTGCCATCCCGGCCCGCCGAGAGGGGCGCTTCGCGATCGTCACGAGACGTGGGGCCGGAGATGCGGTGGCTGTGAGTTTGCTGCAGCGGGTGTGATGCTCGCCGACGAACGGCAGGCTTGCGGACGTGAAGACGCGTGGTCCTGGCGCCCCGACGCTGGCGCTAAGCTCATCTGGTGATGATCCGGAGGGCGACGGTGGCTAAGAAGCCGGACACCGGGGAGATCGCGACATAAGCGTGAAAACCATCGCGCGGGGAATGCCGGGTGATCTCGGCTGAACCTGTGGTGACTGCCGCCTGCTTTTTTTGCTGCAGGCGGGCCATGGGTGCGGCCAGCGCCCGGCATTTCCCGCGCCCTCTCATGGTTTGAGGGCGGAACGACCGGCACAACTCGGACGCCATGGCGCCGCGGGACCGTAGCTCTGCGGGCCGCCCCCAGGGCATCACGCCGGATGGGAGAACTGGACGCAGGTTTCGCTCGTATTCTCTCCATGCACTGCCGCCCGCCCTGGAGTTTCACCTGATGAGTTCGACCTCCGACCGTCCGTTGCCGCGCTTCTCCGCCGTGCCGTCGTCGCGGCCGGGGCGGCTGTTGCGGCTGGGCGGGATCGCGGCGGGGATCGCGGGCGGGGTGGTGACGGACGGCTTGCGGCAGCTCGCACAGGGGCGGCGGCCCGGGTTGCCGGAGCTGCTGCTGGCGCCGGCGCAGGCGATGCGGCTCGCCAGCGGGCTTGCCGGACTACGCGGCGCGGCGATGAAGCTCGGCCAGATGCTGTCGCTGGATCCGGGACTTGTGCTGCCGAAAGAGGCCGCGGCGCTGCTGGCGCAGCTGCAGGAGGCGGCGCCGCCGATGCCGCCGCCGCAGCTCGAGCGCGTGCTGGCGCGGGCCTGGGGGAGCGGCTGGCGCGCGCGCTTCAAGAGCTTCGAGATGCGGCCGTTCGCGGCGGCTTCGATCGGCCAAGTGCACCGTGCCGTGACGTCGGACGGGCGGCGCCTCGCCATCAAGGTGCAGTATCCCGGCGTCCGCGCCAGCATCGACAGCGACGTCGACAACATCGCCGCGCTGCTGCGCCTGCCCGGCCTGCTGCCGCGCCAGATGGACATCTCGCCGCTGCTGTCCGCCGCCAAGGCGCAGCTGCACGCGGAGGCGGATTATGCCGCGGAGGTCGCGCAGCTGCGCGCCTTCGGCGATTTTCTGCGCGACGATCCGCGCTTCGTGGTGCCTTCGCCGGTGACGGCGCTGTCGACGCCGGAGGTGCTGGCGATGGATTTCGTCGACAGCCGGCCGATCGCGTCGCTGGCGACCGCTGCGCCGAACCAGCGCGACGGCGCCATGACGGCGCTGATCGACCTGACCATGCGCGAACTGTTCGTGTTCGGCGCGATGCAGACCGATCCCAATCCCGGCAATTTCCGCGTCACGCCGGACGGCACACGGATCGTACTGCTCGATTTCGGCGCCGTGCGGCCGATCGCGGCGGAGCTGCAGGCCTCATTCCGCGCTCTGCTGGCGGCCGGGCTCGATGCGGACCGCGCAGCGAGCCGCGCCGCCATGCAGACCATCGGCTATTTCGACGCAGCGACGGCGCCGCGCCATCAGGACGCGATCGTCGACATGTTCCTGCGGGCGATGGCGCCGCTGCGCCAGCGCGCGCCCTTCGATTTCGCGCGCCAGGACCTGCTGGCGGAGCTGCGCGACCGCGGCCTTGCGCTCGGCCTCGATCGCGACCTCATGCATGTGCCGCCGGCGGACACGCTGTTCCTCCACCGCAAGATCGGCGGGCTCTATCTGCTCGCGACGCAGCTGCGCGCGAAGGTGGATTGCGCGGCCTGCGTCGCGCCGTACCGCGCATGACGGGGAAGCTACCGATCGCCACCCGCGCGGCAGGGCTCGCGCGTTTGCAGACGGTGCTGCCGCGGCTCGGCCGCGCCTATGCGGCGGGACGCAACCATGATCATGGG
Proteins encoded in this window:
- a CDS encoding ROK family protein, encoding MADDVMTTTGIARHGAARLPSVEIDSFNIELKDEDGFLGDRASKGAFRKILERWRKPLRKSGKDPFGDEDSETISKKALDAILVGDDTEASAVVHSAIEEFAQELAHVTRRFLRTKAWAKTECIVVGGGFRDSRLGELAIARTEIILKDEGFGVELEPIRYHPDDAGLIGALHLAPSWIFEAHDSILAVDIGGTNIRCGVVETAWKKTPDLSKASVWKSDLWRHADDEPTREGAVKRLAKMLKGLIEEADAEGLRLAPFIGIACPGVINEDGSIEKGAQNLPGNWESSKFNLPASLVEAIPMIGDHDTAVLMHNDGVVQGLSEVPFMQEFERWGVLTIGTGLGNARFTNRRKDNGRKDKDEKSKDEKSKDEKSKDEKAKDDKADDKKAAKKKKD
- a CDS encoding TIGR04255 family protein — encoded protein: MAPPLPHPLGGPPPAEVNLPRAPLVRVIAQVIFPGLLKIENKDVVAGFQEAIRKDFPLFEQQSVQQLQIHVGAGQPVLHQAPGNVWCFFSADRTLRLILNNNSLSLDTVSYQSRQKFLGQIRSVVASVQTVFNPQIALRIGLRYIDRVVGDDFDKIDGLVRPEMMGIANTSFRPHVRHSMTEALVAIEEGELLLRWGVLSPNSTIQPGVLDAVPEPSWILDIDVYSGSQRAFDADELVMSFSALAERAYSIFRHMTLPEFLATYGAKK
- a CDS encoding helix-turn-helix transcriptional regulator, which produces MISSTSVVDLIRPSPMYGSEVHWAQPTSPELSAVAISNLSVHQTTLCLNYVPVDASFKLLVSDKGKISCPYNSLSVFWSNYFGGYERGTIFPFSIIINSVNWNPGAPWSEQSVSGASQIERSSNALQSGASDLVDQVQVKSGMTLEEVAPLLGVTRRSLQHWRKGKAISTRKERRLRALVDALSLLPAESPALRRRRLLERRPDGVRPYDLLAEGQFGAAHALMTGDEVRLPNSIKSVSPSLTAVTRLSTLSDGPSSVLGKLDVRRSARLKR
- a CDS encoding AarF/ABC1/UbiB kinase family protein, translating into MSSTSDRPLPRFSAVPSSRPGRLLRLGGIAAGIAGGVVTDGLRQLAQGRRPGLPELLLAPAQAMRLASGLAGLRGAAMKLGQMLSLDPGLVLPKEAAALLAQLQEAAPPMPPPQLERVLARAWGSGWRARFKSFEMRPFAAASIGQVHRAVTSDGRRLAIKVQYPGVRASIDSDVDNIAALLRLPGLLPRQMDISPLLSAAKAQLHAEADYAAEVAQLRAFGDFLRDDPRFVVPSPVTALSTPEVLAMDFVDSRPIASLATAAPNQRDGAMTALIDLTMRELFVFGAMQTDPNPGNFRVTPDGTRIVLLDFGAVRPIAAELQASFRALLAAGLDADRAASRAAMQTIGYFDAATAPRHQDAIVDMFLRAMAPLRQRAPFDFARQDLLAELRDRGLALGLDRDLMHVPPADTLFLHRKIGGLYLLATQLRAKVDCAACVAPYRA